From a region of the Dryobates pubescens isolate bDryPub1 chromosome Z unlocalized genomic scaffold, bDryPub1.pri SUPER_Z_unloc_1, whole genome shotgun sequence genome:
- the GRP gene encoding gastrin-releasing peptide: MGGGGPRRPGALPLLALALLAAQGSAAPLQPGSSPAITKIYPRGSHWAVGHLMGKKSTGEFPSVYEEDKPPFSALPENIKQLEDYLQWEEISKYLLRLLEGNENKSTHFLKGGLPWYARNSWERDDTSSWKEMMDYLFQVVNMKESAPS; the protein is encoded by the exons ATGGGCGGAGGCGGCCCGCGGCGGCCCGGTGCGCTGCCGCTGCTGGCGCTGGCGCTTTTGGCGGCACAAGGCAGCGCGGCCCCGCTGCAGCCCGGCAGCTCCCCCGCCATCACCAAGATCTACCCCCGCGGCAGCCACTGGGCTGTGG GACACTTAATGGGGAAAAAGAGCACGGGAGAGTTTCCTTCTGTTTACGAGGAAGACAAGCCCCCATTTTCAGCCTTACCTGAGAATATCAAGCAGCTGGAAGACTATCTGCAGTGGGAAGAAATCTCAAAATACTTGCTGCGGCTGCTGGAagggaatgaaaacaaaagcactCACTTTTTAAAGGGGGGACTTCCCTGGTATGCCAGAAACAGCTGGGAGAGAGATGACACCAGCAGCTGGAAAGAG ATGATGGATTATCTGTTTCAAGTTGTGAATATGAAAGAGAGTGCTCCGAGCTGA